In a genomic window of Microcebus murinus isolate Inina chromosome 17, M.murinus_Inina_mat1.0, whole genome shotgun sequence:
- the IMPACT gene encoding protein IMPACT, whose product MAEGDAGSDQRQNEEIEAMAAIYGEEWCVIDDCAKIFCIRISDDIDDPKWTLCLQVMLPNEYPGTAPPIYQLNAPWLKGQERADLSNSLEEIYIQNIGESILYLWVEKIRDVLIQKSQLTEPGPDVKKKTEEEDVECEDDVILTCQPENPLKALDLDTSENQTEIEELPPIDHGIPITDRRSTFQAHLAPVVCPKQVKMVLSKLYENKKIASATHNIYAYRIYCEDKQTFLQDCEDDGETAAGGRLLHLMEILNVRNVMVVVSRWYGGILLGPDRFKHINNCARNILVEKNYTNSPEESSKALGKNKKVKKDKKRSEH is encoded by the exons aatgaggaaattgaagcaatGGCAGCCATTTATGGAGAGGAATGGTGTGTCATTGATGACTGTgccaaaatattttgtattagaATTAGCGACGACATAGATGACCCCAAATGGACACTTTGCTTGCAG GTGATGCTACCAAATGAATACCCAGGTACAGCTCCACCTATTTATCAGTTGAa tGCTCCTTGGCTTAAAGGGCAAGAACGTGCGGATTTATCGAATAGCCTTgaggaaatatatat ACAGAATATTGGTGAAAGTATTCTTTACCTATGGGTGGAGAAAATAAGAGATGTTCTAATACAAAAATCCCAGTTGACAGAACCAG GACCAGAtgtaaagaagaaaactgaagaggAAGATGTTGAATGTGAAGATGATGTCATTTTAACATGCCAGCCAGAAAATCCACTTAAAGCATTGGATTTAGATACCAGTGAGAATCAAACAG aaatagaagAATTACCTCCAATTGATCATGGCATTCCTATCACAGATCGAAGAAGTACTTTTCAGGCACACTTGGCTCCAGTTGTTTGTCCCAAACAG GTGAAAATGGTTCTTTCCAAACTGTATGAGAATAAGAAAATAGCTAGTGCCACCCACAACATCTATGCCTACAG AATATATTGTGAGGATAAACAGACCTTCTTGCAAGACTGTGAGGATGATGGGGAAACAGCAGCTGGTGGACGTCTCCTTCATCTCATGGAG ATTTTGAATGTGAGGAATGTCATGGTGGTGGTGTCACGCTGGTATGGAGGGATTCTGCTGGGACCAGATCGCTTTAAACATATTAACAACTGTGCCAGAAACATACTAGTGGAGAAGAACTATACAAATTCACCT GAGGAATCATCTAAGGCTTtgggaaagaacaaaaaagtaaaaaaagacaagaagaggAGTGAACACTAA